A region of the Mus pahari chromosome 15, PAHARI_EIJ_v1.1, whole genome shotgun sequence genome:
ACAGAATCTGGGGTGGGTATCAGTTACTCCTGTCTATTTACATAAAACATAGTGAGGTCAGActtgatgcacacacacaagttggGAACTTCTGAAAGATCTAGGAAAGGCCAGATTAGTTTTACAAAcaggccatggggggggggggtgtcagagaCCAAATAGAGGAGGAGAAGTCTGCCCTTTTCTGGAGCCAACAGGCTTGGCTTTGCTTATGCTGTAGAGATTGGGTATAAATGTAGCCAGCCAGAGGGCCTCTAGGACACACAGCTCCCAAGATTTGTGCAAGTCTTTCCAGGATGAAGCTGCCAGACCAGGGGGGTTTTGAAAGCTCTGATGCTCATGAAAATGCTCGCTCGGAGGAACCGGACAGTGGCCtaggccctggccctggccttgaTGGACCCTCAGGCATAGACATTGGGGAATCTCAGGTGTCTAAGGACCCTCTGCTCTTCATTCAACTAAATGAGCTGCTGGGTTGGCCCCAGGCACTGGAGTGGCGAGAGACAGGCAGGTAAATCGGTCCGGGTTAGTTCTGTAGCCTCCGTCCTGCCTCAGATTAGGacctttcctttgtcttcttgaCACGAGGCTCAGTTTTCTCTACAGTAGGAGTTCTCTGAGACCTAACGAGGAGTGGCTCAGGGAGGGAGGTCCTTGGCATCACTGGGTCAAAGGCAGCCACACTGCCCTCCCTGTGTCCCAGACATGGGTGAGAGTCTCCCAATAACACTGCCTATCTCTTCATCACAGGTGGCTGCTGTTTGAGGAAAAGCTAGACATGGGCGCAGGCCGGTGGAGTGCTCCCCATGTGCCTACCCTGGCactccccagcctccagaaccTCCGAAGTCTGTTGGCCGAGGGCATTGTCCTGCTAGACTGTCAGGCTCAGAGCCTCCTGGAGCTTGTGGGTAGGCTGAGGAGAACATTCCATTTCCTGGGAATTTCCCCCAAAGTCTTAGAATCTTCCAGAGCCTGTcctacccccaccctaccccaggGACTGCCCAGTTCTGTCTCAGAGATAGTGATGGTTAAGGCAGCGGGGGGCCcgtggcacacagctgtaatctcagcatgcgGCAGGCGGAGACAGGAGAACCACTGAAAATTGGGCACCTTGGTCTgtgtagtgagaccttgtctcaaaacaacagagtggggctggtgagatggctcagtgggtaagagcacccgactgctcttccgaaggtcctgagttcaaatcccagcaaccacatggtggctcacaaccacccataacaagatctgactccctcttctggagtgtctgaagacagctacagtgtacttacatataataaataaataaataaaatttaaaaaaaaaaaaaaaaaacagagtgtgtgtggtggggggcggggctgggcagggtgtgtgtgtgtcactgaccCTTGTATTTCTGAGACTGATTTGGGGAAAGACACATAGAATGAGAAGCGGGGAAGGGAGCCAATGGGAGGACAGAGAGGGCTCAGGAGTGAGGTTGAACTTCACATCTGTTCTCCAGAGCAGGTAGTCAGTGGGGAGTCACTGAGCCCAGAACTGAGAGGACAGCTTCAGGCCTTGCTCCTGCAGAGACCCCAGCACCACATCCAGACCCCAGGCATCAGGCCCTGCAGAGGTGAgagatccctctttgggcctagGATCAAGATTCTGGGATGGGAGGGTCCCAGGGATCGTCTACATTTTCTCAAGTCAGGAATGGGCCAGCTTTGGCTCAGTCCTCGGGGCAAGAGAAAACTGGTGGTTACGgtgagggcagaggagagggagtGACAGGGACATAACAACcagggctcctccaagggctgtACTTGGCAGGCACCATGCTGGGAGTCCTGCTTGCCGCATCTTCTCATCTCATCTTTAGTTTCCATGGAGAACTGTATCACAGCTATCCCCTGGTTAGGAAGCCCTGGTGGGCCTGCCCCTAAAGCGTGTGCTCTGAACCACGATGTATTCCTGATTTGCAGAGTCCAGTGCTTTCAGAAAGGCTTCTCGTGATGAGGACGCCCCACTGAAGGTTTGTGGCCCTTCCTTGGGAAAGGCTGGGAGGAAGATCAGAAATGAACAGACACCCACCCTCCGCCAGGCTCCCCCGTTGTTGAGTATCTGCCAACCTCCCCCTCCCTAAATAACCTCTCATGCTCTGCCACCCAGCACCAGAACCCCTTGAGACAGAAGCTGCCCGCGGGAGCTGAGGCAGCGGCCGTGTTGGCAGGAGAGCTGGGCTTCCTCGAACAGCCACTAGGGGCCTTCGTAAGACTGCGGAATCCAGTAGTGCTGGAGCCTCTTACAGAGGTGATCTTGCCCAGCAGGTGAGGTGACCGAATCAGAGCTCTGGGACCCAGAAGAAGGGCCTCTgctgaggagtggggaggggtctTTAGATACAGTTCCTCAAGAGTGTCTAGGAAATGCTCCCTAGAGGTCATTTTGCAGAGCTTGAGTAGAGCTAAGTATCGGTCAGAGGCTGCGCTTACCAGCAGGCAGCGCTGTCCTATGAGAAAGCAGCCTGGAGCTCCCGCCACACCccaacgccccccccccatcccttcctcaggtttttctgcctcctcttgggTCCTCCCACCCTGGGAAGGAGCTACCATGAGATGGGACGGGCAGCTGCTGTCCTCCTCAGTGACCCGGTGAGTGGGCCAGGgtgtcctctgtgtgtatatgtgtgtgcatgtgtggaacaTGTGTATGGACTTTGTGCATGTGATCAGGAATAACAGTGAGGCAGagtgtggctttgtttttgtACCATGGGGGCTGAAGTTTCCAGTTATCAATGTAGCAGCATTGCTGGCCCGAGGTagacacacataggcacaaagtcaaaggatggatggatggatttatgAGTAAATCATGATTTGTCTGCTTGTAGCCTGTGTGAGGATGGCTTCGAGAAAATACAAGTGAACACACATGGAAGAGTCCCTAATATCCATTTCCCATCTGTTCTGTGGCCTTAAATGCAGCAATTCCAGTGGTCAGTTCGTCGGGCAAGTCATCTTCGTGACCTTCTGGCAGCTCTGGATGCCTTCCTGCAGGAGGTGACAGCTCTACCCCCGGGTCGGTGGGACCGGACAGCCCGGATTCCCCCACCCAAACACCTACCCTCTCAGCACAAAAGGTACCTCGGGGGCGTAATTCCACGCCGATCTTCTCCTTGATTATGGGTCTATCACGCTCCCCAGTTAAGCTTGGCATTCACGGGGTTGGGTGGTAATCTAACTTCTTATCAGTTTGAAGGCGTCTTCAGCCGCCGCCCCGTAGCCTCCAGGGGGGCGGGGCGTCACGTACTCTTAAGTCAAATCTCAGGTTGACCCATCTGAGGTTCCCATTCTGCCCAGACTCCCCTCGAAACTGCAGGAGGTCACCAGCCTCTCCCGCCAGAGTGCTGCCCTGACAGAAGACAAGCGCCATCACGGACCGCACACACCCATCCCAGAATTGCAAAGGACAGGCAGGTGAGGGCAACTGGGTGGGAACAAGTTTTGGGATCCTGTGGAAGAGTCACAGAGGCATCAAAAATGTGCAGGCAATGCGGGAGGATGCAGAGGAAATCAGGATGTAGGCGTGGGGTGTGGAAACTTGGATCACTGACGACCCACGGGCGGGAGGCTCTTTGGGGGTCTTATTCAGGACGTGCGCCGGAAGGCATGTTGGTACCCCAGTGATTTCCTGGATGCCCTACACCCCCAGTGTTTCTCAGCTGTGTTCTACATTTACCTGGCCACAGTCACAAATGCCATCACTTTTGGGGGTCTTCTGGGAGATGCCACTGAAGGTGCCCAGGTATGTGGGTTTGTCTGATGGAATTGGCATAAACTTTGGTGTCCCCCTTTGCTTTACCTCTTGGAACTATGAGTGGGGCTGAGGTTCCACAGATGCTGTTGTGATGCCTGGATCCTATGAAGCGGTCTGTCCACTTCCAGGGAGTGCTGGAGAGTTTCCTGGGCACAGGTGTGGCTGGAGCTGCCTTCTGCCTGATGGCGGGCCAGCCCCTCACTATCCTTAGCAGCACGGGGCCAGTGCTGGTATTTGAGCGCCTACTCTTCTCTTTTAGCAGGTAGGAGACCTCTCTCACCTCCCCAGCCCGTTGGTGGGCACATCCTCCATTGGTCCTAACTgggtgaagagagagggagggactgtcTCTGGCTTGAGAGGCACTTGACCTGGGTTAGGGAAGGAGGAGACAGCCCTGACTGTCTCTCACTGTCACAGAGATTACAGCCTGGACTACCTGCCCTTCCGCCTGTGGGTCGGCCTCTGGGTGGCCGCATTTTGCCTGGCACTGGTGGCTACAGAGGCCAGCTTGCTGGTGCGCTACTTCACCAGATTCACAGAGGAAGGATTCTGTGCCCTCATCAGCCTCATCTTCATCTATGATGCCGTGGGGAAGATGCTGAATTTGATCCGTGCCTATCCAATCCAAAGGCCAGGATCTTCTGCCTATGGTTGCTTCTGTCAATACCTGGGCACAGGAGGTAGGCGAGGAAAGATGTAGGGAATGGACTAAGTTCAGAAAGCTGCTCAGTGCTTATCCAATAGCCAGCAGTCTCACTTCTGGTTCTGGATCAGTTACCAAATAAACTTTGGGACAGCCCAGGATTATCTTTATTTCTGACAGCCCTGACAGAAGAGTGTGGGTTGATGGGCTTCCTAAGGGTGAAGCCAAAATCAGGTGTACCCAACCAAGAATGGTAGCATTGGACTGGGGGGTCTTCCTTGCATCAGAAGAGCAGACCTAAGtacaccaaccaggcagcttaCTCTAGAGAAAGGGCAGGACCAGGCATGCCTCGCTTCATTTCCCAAACTCACCAATCAAACAACTCATAGATGAGTGAGAACAGATAACCATGTGGAGAGGTTTGGAGTGTGACACCTGCATAGATCCCTCCACATGGAGGGCAGCACCGGGAATGGGGGAAAGTGTCCTTTGCAGGAGGTGATGGTCCtgggtgagacagggtctcatgtagtgtATGTAATACAGTCTCCAACTCACTATAGAACCGAAGATGTCTTTgatctgatcttcctgcctccattgcCGACTGTTGGGGATAGAAGCAGGAGCCACCTAGTACCTAGCTaaaaacatatcttttttttttttttttttttttgacgtaTGCCTGATTCTACTAGTCCTGAATGAGACCAGTTCTTCCTCTGGTACATACAGATTTGTGAGCTCAAGAATTCAGTCGATATTTGATGTTTAGTTTTGTGTTCCACACCAGAGACACAGATgggtagagaaactgaggccatgAGGATACAGAATAGTAATCTGAGAACACACTCAAGTGTGACAGAAGCAGAAGTGTGATCGGAATTAAGACCTTTCTAGTTGAGGTGCAGAAGACTCTCTCAAGGAAGGAGGGCTTAAGCCTGAATTTTCTGCTTCCCAGGAAACAAGTCTGAATGGACAAGTACAAAGCTCAAAGACACAGAGGACGTCTTAAGCATGGTGAGACTTGCTCCTAAAAAGGTCTGATTAAGAACGGAGGTAGAGCTCTTCGGCTCTCCCCACCCTTAGagggaagaaaacttccctgatTACTTTGATTTAGCCTATGGCTCATCCTGCGTCCCTGATGTCTCTGTGGGTTCCCCTTCCTCTGAGGTGGGTCCAAGAGAGTGGGACGTGTCTGTTGCCCACTGTCCCACATGTGACCACCCCTCTATTCAGCAGCCAGGTCTGGCCAatgcttccttcctgcctccgTCTGAGTGCATCCGGCAAGGAGGCCACCCTCGCGGCCCCAGCTGTCACACGGTGCCAGACATcgccttcttctcccttctcctcttctttacttctttcctttGTGCCATTGCTCTCAAGCATGTAAAGAACAGCCGCTTCTTCCCCTCTGTGGTaagtgtcatttttttccttcccgcGTGAAATGTCTGGTTTTGGCCCTGGATCCTGTCTGCAAACgggaaagggtagaatagaaaCGGGATGGCAGGCCCAGACTAAAGTGTCCACTCTGTGGCCAGGTGCGCAAGGTGTTGGGTGACTTTTCCTCAGTCCTGGCCATCCTGCTGGGCTGTGGCCTTGATGCCTTCCTGGGCCTAGCCACGCCGAAGCTCTTGGTGCCCACAGAATTCAAGGTGAGAGCCGGACAGAATGAGGGGGCGAGGAGGAAGTGGGGCCAGCAACTTGGAGTAGTAATAAGATTCATAGTTCCCATACTTCTTTCCCTCTGAGCTTCTTCTGTCACACATGATAGTGACAGTAACAGCAATGGCCTCACAGAGTCTCTGAGTGATAAAATGAGGTATTTCAGCAGACACATCCGTGAATGAGGAATGCTGTACACAGTAGCTATTATTATAGGGTAGATCTTGGAGGACAGGCTCCAGGCAGCAGGTCTTGCTCTAGGCATCtcctttttaaaaggcagagtcTCACAATAGTTCAGGTTAACCTCAAACTCCAAAcacagctgaggctggcctcgaactcatcaTCCTCCTGCTTTAACCCCTCATGCGCTGTAGTTAGACACGCATCACCATACTTCCCCTGAGAATATCTTAGTCTATAAAATGGAATAATCAATAGCAGTTCTCCCCATaggattttttggggggtttaCGCATCACAGTGTAAATAGTTACTACAGTGCCCGGCACATACCACATAATGAGTAAAGGCTGCT
Encoded here:
- the Slc4a9 gene encoding anion exchange protein 4 produces the protein MKLPDQGGFESSDAHENARSEEPDSGLGPGPGLDGPSGIDIGESQVSKDPLLFIQLNELLGWPQALEWRETGRWLLFEEKLDMGAGRWSAPHVPTLALPSLQNLRSLLAEGIVLLDCQAQSLLELVEQVVSGESLSPELRGQLQALLLQRPQHHIQTPGIRPCRESSAFRKASRDEDAPLKHQNPLRQKLPAGAEAAAVLAGELGFLEQPLGAFVRLRNPVVLEPLTEVILPSRFFCLLLGPPTLGRSYHEMGRAAAVLLSDPQFQWSVRRASHLRDLLAALDAFLQEVTALPPGRWDRTARIPPPKHLPSQHKRLPSKLQEVTSLSRQSAALTEDKRHHGPHTPIPELQRTGRLFGGLIQDVRRKACWYPSDFLDALHPQCFSAVFYIYLATVTNAITFGGLLGDATEGAQGVLESFLGTGVAGAAFCLMAGQPLTILSSTGPVLVFERLLFSFSRDYSLDYLPFRLWVGLWVAAFCLALVATEASLLVRYFTRFTEEGFCALISLIFIYDAVGKMLNLIRAYPIQRPGSSAYGCFCQYLGTGGNKSEWTSTKLKDTEDVLSMPGLANASFLPPSECIRQGGHPRGPSCHTVPDIAFFSLLLFFTSFLCAIALKHVKNSRFFPSVVRKVLGDFSSVLAILLGCGLDAFLGLATPKLLVPTEFKVRAGQNEGARRKWGQQLGVVIRFIVPILEQRLTGLVVFILTGVSIFLAPVLKFIPMPVLYGIFLYMGVAALSSIQFMKRVQLLLMPRKHQPDTLLLRHVPLSRVHLFTAIQLACLGLLWVIKSTPAAIVFPLMLLGLVAVRKALEWVFSPQELLWLDELMPEEEKNVPETRPEPEHLFSGNDSEDSELMYQPKAPEINISVN